The stretch of DNA AGAAGGGGAGACGTTGGCTACTTGGCTAGATGGAGGATAGATAGGAGAAGATCATACCCGAAGCCAGCAGTCCAGCACGAATCCATGTCCATCGATATCCTCGCATCCGGGGTATGATGAACCTGCAGCCAAGGACTCGATCTTGACATGGGAGCACATCCAAGAGGGGGAAGCGTAAGGTTGAATCAAGAACCCTCATGTGCGGCGTGCGGCAGGATGTGAAGGGCTGGACTAGTACCGGATCTCTACGAGATTGAGAGGAACGCCTAGATCCTAAATTAACTCAACCCGAGGAATACGAGGAGGCAGCCACGCCCCACGCCCGGGTTTATGGATGGCCGGTTACGTGATTTGCTCGTGGCCGGGGGTTACGTGATTTGCTCGGGGCCGGGGGCGGGGTCGTGGGGAGTACAACAACGCATCAAGTTTCCGTTGCAAAGAATCCGTGGGCAAAGGCTAGTTGGTGGCGTAGTGTTGGCGAGCGGCGACTGAGGTACGGCGTGGAGATCCCGGCAAAGTCGACGGCGGGGCGCTGGCAGTCTCCTCCTGTGGCTGCTGGGCTAACAGGAGCAGTGGCAGAGGCGGTGACACCACCGTTGTCATCAGCTCAGGCTCCTGCGGCTGCACCTGTTGGGTACGCTGCTAAAGCTGAAGACGACGAAGAAGACGGCGATGATCAACTCGTGGGGGCAATGGCGACGGATCATTCTGGTCCAAGAGCCTTCATTGAAACCTGCACCCTGGTCGACTACTTTCAGGCCAAGCTAGTGGAGTGGGTAAAGGCAGTTCCTGTAAACGCCAACGAGACATTTTCGATCTCTGTTATGGTACCGGAACCATACCTGACGGACGCCATCGCTCTTGTACAAGAAGCTTTGGTTTTCCCACCCTATGGGTACTTTGTGGATCACCCTGGCTACATCCGAGCTGTCTTGATCGACATCCCAGCAGTGCACCCGGATATGTTACCACTAGGACCCAATGAGGTTCTCTATTACATCCTGCGCGAGCTCAAGCTTGAGTCCCAATCCCGTTCCCTGCAGGAGCAAGGCACAGATGAAGCAGGCCAAGTGGAGGATAACAATGATCTTGATTCTGGGCAAGTTTATTGTAGAAAAATGGGTATCTACCGTGAAAAAAAGCTGATGCTTCGTTAAACCAAGGAGAATATAAAGAAAATGAAGATTGACGAAAAGGTTGACAAGATCAAGAGTGATATccaagatcaacatctcaaggaCAGCGCCCACCCGCAGCAACTACTTCAGCTGGAGCTTGAACAGAAGAAGGACGTGGAGCAGCTGGACTTAGATCTACTTCTTCATCTGCTCCTCCAGTCAGCATCAGTTGCCGCTGTGTGCCAACAAGATCAAGTGAAGTACGAAGGCATGAATAAATTACCAGAGTGGGATCACAAAGTCATCGCGAAAATAGCCAGGAAGCTCAAGAAGCATATGGAAGCCGGTGAACAAGCCAAGGAACTCAAAGGGCAAATGGGAACAGAAGAAGAAGGAAACAGAGAAGTCGCAAGGCAGCAGATAGCCCCAATTTGTCTCCCTGAAGGTCAACATAAACAAATCCTGCAGGAAGTGTTCCCAAAGGCCGGCAGCAGCAAGCCCCTTCAGGCGCAGCAAAGGGACAGGCCAGCGGTCAAGCAAGCTACAAAGACGACGACATTGACTACAGTAGGCAAGGAGGAAGAGAACTTAAGGGACCTGCCAGTGCCAGAAGGAAAATTTGACAAGAGTCATGTAACATGTGAACTTGGTGTTCTTGGTCTAAACTCAAAAGCTGTTTTCAAAACTATGGTTGATCAGAAGATGGCCAAGATCAAGCAGAAGCTTAAAGAGCGGTTCAAGAGCTATGTGCTCGCGACCGAGATTAAACACCACTTGAAGCGATCTTCAAAACACTTGCGGTTTGAGAGTCCCCTTATAATCCTCAAAGTTGATGAGACGATGGATGGATCCACATGGGCCGAGACCAGAAATGCTTTGAGTCTATTAGCATGTGGCACTGATGCAAATGATCCTCACTACCACAAAGAGTACCCAGTGGGCTAAGGAATTTTGTTATCCACGGTGGGAGCCTATAGAGTATTCCCTTGCTGGCCGCTACTATAATATTGTGCCCAGGCATACAAGATACCAGAAAGATGAAGACAACAATAAACTCAAAATTACTCATAAAATCTTGGAGGAGTGTGAGCCAAATGAATTAAGTATGAAAATCTTCACTCATGCTTTGTGCGCTAACCCCAATAAGAGCAATGAAGAGTTAATGAAGCTGCATAGCACCCTGCAGGAGGTCTCCCAAAAATCCTTTGTCAGTACTGCTAAGAAAATGTTCAAGTTCTCTTACAATGATGTGCCTAAAGAATACAAGTCTTGCTTGTTGTACCTAGCTATCTTCCCCATTGGATACAAGATCAGGCGGTTAACCTTGATAGGAAGGTGGGTTGCAGAAGGGCTGATAACTAAGGAAGATTGGCCTAGCTCTGTATGTGAGGCTAACCGATGTTTTGATGTTCTCATCAACCGGCGGTGCCTTGTTTATCCAGCTGATACTGGTGCTACTGGAAAGGTCAAGAGCTGCATGGTAGGTGATCCATGTCAGCACTATTGATCGTACGACAACAGAAGGAAGCGTTGGCACCCAAGAGGAGCAAGGCCCTGCTTCAGCTGTTCGGCCCGAGAGAGTTTGAAAGCCCAGTACGAGGATGAGCGGCCCAGAGTGGCTCTGCCTGTAAGAGAGTACTTATAAGGCAAAGGAGAGGGAAACAGAGGGGTGAAGAAGATTATTGTAACTGAAATCTGAATTCCTGAACCTATTAATCATTCATCATAGAATCCTATCGCTCCTTCCTGTTAGCTTCTTCTTATTCTCCAAGTCTATGCTAACAAACTGGTATCAGACTAGCCGATCCTCTTCCTCCGTGCTCTGTTAGCCTGgattcctccgccgccgccgacaaACGCGACGCCCGCGTCACCGCCCTGGAGACGGTTGCTGCTGACGTGAACGCGTGGCGTCCCAAGCTCGAAGGCATCATCGACGACCTTCGGCTCAAGGTCTAGAAGGTGTCCATGCCCTACGATCGCACCGTGTTTGACACATCGTCGCAACAGCCGGGTCTCATGGTGCTTCCTGCTCCGGCGGCCGCGCACTGGTCTGCCGACATCGTCAACTCTCCCAACGGGCACCATGTCATCCAGATTACACTCATGGCCCAGCCAATTGTATGATCACCACCCATCCTCTTCCCCAGTTGCGTGTTCTGCCTCCTGCTCCGCAATACCCACCTGCACCCAATCCCCTGCCTCAACCCATACTACAACCCCTACCTCAGCCACATCTTATAACAAGGCCAGCGATCCTGTTTACTTTGTCACCCGTTTTATAGATGGGTTGCGGCCTGAATTGCGTTCAATTCTTCTTGTTCAACTCCCCAAAACCCTGGATACTGCTTGCACTTTGGCGTTATTGTCGGAAGAAGCTGGTGCTAATCGTGAAGTCTCTCATTCAAGCACTGTACAATTCTCcaagattgtacacgtcaaaggcccatacaaggatgaccaacttttagagctcatcggcgacctttgcaacttcatatttaaccagattatacacgtcaaaggcacctaccatgaccaagattctgacttaggtagaaatcctcagtaccaatacctttgtgagactgaaaggctagctctaggccattgataaccatgtgtatgaaatttgacattggtcttaccttatGGGACAGTCTGGACTTGTGGAACAAATTAGATTTGTGAATTATGTCtgtttaatgatggattgtatatattcttgtgaattggacttgtaatggtagtttatataatgctcttgtgcttgtggttagatttgaattatatatatatatatatatatatatatatatatatatatatatatatatatatgttccggtcgaatttgaattataaatatgaatttttttggcggaaaaatatactgtaaggttggttctagactgaaccacccctacaaacaggtattataggagcggctggtactacagccgcccctacaaatcgattttgtagaggcggctggtgttaccagccacctgtacaaattaatttgtaggggcgactgataacaccagccggctctacaaatcgatttgtaaggaagGTCTAGAAatcgcccctataaatacatgatttgtagaaattgtatggtaggggcggctggccgagccactctacaaagcctcaccagccgcccctaaccATTCTTATAGTGGTGTTTTTTccttttctcttataataaaagATCAAAATTAAGTAAATAATAACTATAATATTACAGGTCTTTAAACCAGGGATGTTTCactaataaatataaataaatattcTCACCACTAAGTTGTTGACGTAGTTTTGTTAGAACCTAGATCAGCCATTGGTCAACTAATCAAACCACGAACTGAAACTTTGAGCAGTTTGTTATTCAATGTGATTTCAATCTAAATAATAAATATGTCTCCAAGTTGTATATATATACCAGTGCAATTCGTGATCAGGGTTGGAACTCGATAATTTAACTCTACCAACAAATGGATATTATGATAATtaagttatgatatatttatgAGTAAATATTTAAATAATAAATATGTCTCCAAGCTACACGTATACACCAGTGCAATCCGCGATGATGGCTGGACCTTGATATTTTAACTCTACCAACAAACCGATATTGTGAAAATCAAAGTTATGATATATTTGTGACTAAATATTTATGTGCCTTATAACAGAAAAAAGATCTATCATGGTAGTATTTTAATTTGATATAGACTTAATGCCGTAGGAGTGTAGGACATTGTCATATTATTGCTAACGTTATCGTATATTATGGATGTCAtgatcatcataaaataaaataTAGTTTTAAAATTTCAAGGaaatggtaaaatataaatagatATGTAACATTCTCTTCTTATTTTTATGAATATTTAATAGTTTTTCCTCCAGTTACAACACACAGGTTTATATACATGGACGACCCACGCAGTtcccaaataaaaaaaaatggcACGGACAAGCGTGCATACATACTGTTCGTGTAAGGACCTCGTAGCATATATCGAAGAAGACGACAACGAATTGGGCAGGTAGAGAAATCAATTGGAGGAACTACACGCGGAGGCCGCCAATCTTGTTCAGGCAAATCAACGGCTTCGCGCGGCCTCCCCGCGCAGCACGAGCTTGTGGTACAACGCCGCCACCGTCGCCCCGATCAGCGGCCCAACCCAGAAGATCCACTGTACAGcacacgtatatatatatatatatgtcatgtcaattCCGAATCTTCGACGACTGCTGGTAGCTGACGAATAAATAACACGGTATACTACTAGCTACGTAGTAAGAGTGTGGTTATAGAGATCTTCATTACATGGTCTTTCCATGCTGCGTGCTGGTTGTAGAGGACGGCGGCGCCGAGGCTCCTGGCCGGGTTGATGCCCGTGCCGGTGATTGGAATGGTCGCCAGGTGAACCACGAACACCGCGAACCCAATCGGCAGCGGCAGAAGCACCTGCACGCACGCACGGCCACGGATTAGCACATTGCACTTGTAGCAGGAGCAGGCGTGGAAGTCCAGGAGCCGAGGCGCTCGTACGGGGACGAAGGGGCAGTCGCACGCCGTGTGCTTGGGGTCGGTGGCGGAGAAGACGGTGTACACGAGGATGAACGTGCCGACGATCTCGGCGGCGAGGGCTCCCCCGATGGTGTAGCCGGTGGACACCTCGTTGGCGCCGCCACCGAGGGAGTTGTAGGGGTGCTTCATGATCCCCTTCACGATGCCCACGCCGCAGATGGCGCCCAGGCACTGCGCCACGATGTACAGCAGGGTGCGCACCAGCGACAGCTTCCGCCCCACGAACAGCCCGAACGTCACGGCCGGGTTGATGTGCCCACCTATATTAtgatgcaaaaaaaaaagtatataGTACTTGCATGCCGCTCATCAATCAATTCGTCGTCTTCTTCGTCACGTGTATGCATACCTGAGATGCCGCTGGTGCAGTAGACGAGGATGAAGATGGTGGCGCCGAAGGACCAGgcgacgccgaggaagccgacACCGGTGCACGCTTCGGCCATGGACTGGTTCTTGTACCCGATGACGGTCGCGATGCTCACGTAGAGGAAGATGAGGGTGGCCATGAACTCGGCGATGAGCGCACGGTACAGGCACCACTTCTTCAGCTCGCTCGTGTCCAGCAGCAGGGCCGGCGGCGCATCCCTGTACGGCGCCTTCGCGGCGGCCTCTGCCTCCATCTTGATGGCCACGTCCGTCTCCGACATGGTTTTGGTAGTTTCTCTTAGCTTACTACCAATGCTGCTAGCCCCTACTGATAGGGTTCTTAGACGCGCGTAGGGGGTTTAAATAGGGAAGCGAAGTAGTCTGAACTCTGAAGACGGGCAGAGGAAGATATTATTTCAAGGAGATTCCTTTCCTTCCGATTCACCGTTTTCCATGAATTTACCTTTTCCTTACATTACTAGAATTTCAAAGAGGCGATGAAATTCGCATCCAAGTTGATTTTATGTATGTTGACGTGTCCCTGGAAATTACACGATTGTGCTCATGTGCGCGTGTTCCTATCCGTTTGGTTTAGTGTACGTGCAGCACGTTGAGCTTGTGGTGTCCCAGCAGTTGCAAAACCAACAAGAGTTTCTACACAGGTTAAAATCTTATGGGATATTGTATGACAAGTTCGCGAATAGCATTCAACATCTAAGGCTAATCAAAATTGCTTATCTTTGCACTCTCTCTATTAATTCATATTCAAATACAATACTTATACAGATACTATCTGATCTCTTTTCTGATTGCGATAGGTTTAGCAATTACTCTATATGTTTTTGCCTATGTAAATAGTTTTCTTCCTTTGCATCAAACTTATTTGTGTCTCAATATGTTGTTAGGTGACACCTTACCTCAAGTTAAATTAGCTCTTAACGTAGCCCATGTGTCGGGACCTGTGAATCTATATTTTAAACTTTCAAGCTTTGATCTTAATTAGTTGATGCgatttttaatacattttaagtTAAAAATCTAATTCTTAGTGGACCTTTATTCAAAACCCTCCTTTTATATGTTATTCAGAAAAAAAATAGATCTTAGATTGCACTCTTAGTTACTACAAATGGTATAAAAGTTAAAAATCTAATTCTTAGTGGACCATTATTCAAAACCcttctgtcggtgcagaaagtgaccaacacataaatatttgtagttttgttgtacgttgggatcggaggtggcctagcacttaatgacacagggtttatactggttcaggcaatgtgccctacgtccagtttgtcggcgcctacaacactgcttgggttctgtcaagCTAGGGAGGTCacagggtactgtcctgcaggtgtatagggtacggtcctcggtattgcggttgactttgagtgccctgccttactttctccatctgtttcctggtccttaccgagcgggcgtccccggtcggttggtcccagtcggctctgactgcGCCAGCCGAAGAggagttgtaagcaggggtttAGCGCATTCCCGGCCGGAGaagcgggttggagtcggaagtggtgttttggccaggccttccggtcggagagggcATCCGGAGGTGggttggagaccgaagcgagcgctccggtcaaaGAGGCggaccggagtcggaagcgggcgccgttcctcctcggccaggccttccggtcggagattgggtcgcccttctggcctgtcgtttaggtactaGGGCCGGTCCAGGAGTTGCGCATTGGTTCGCAACGTTATCTGCTGGGCCGaacctttgctgggaagccggtccatgagggaccccgggtttatgaacccgacacctccttttatattttattcagaaaaaaaaaatttagATCTTAGATTGCACTCTTAGTTACTACAAATGGTATAAAAGTTTTTTGTGCTCTAGAGTCTAGATGTTGAATTTCCTATATCAAAATCTATTTATACAAAAAATTATATCTATCACTTGTACACGCATGTATACTTAACTAGTAGGCCCCCTGCGCATTGCCGCGGGACGTCTATTGTAGTGCTATATGTTTAAAGTGAGATTATGAGAAGAAGCATAAAAGAGAAATGAAGGAGCTGCAGTTTTAGGGGACTGGGTACTGTCTGTTACTATTACACGATGACGATTACTGATGCAGGACTACTGTGCCACGCTTCAGTGTAGCAAGTTACCCCGCGGGTTGGTTTCTCCCTCACGTGTTTAAGTATAAATAGCATAGCAAAATATAAGGTTTAATTGTTGTATCATGTAAAAAATTAAACCTTTTCACAATACTAAGTGTCACACACGTTGATTTGTCAGCCGATAGGTAAGGAAGAGCAAAAAAGATGGTCGCCATAGTAACCGGTGACACGATTACCGCTAGGGCGTATTCGGTTAGCAGGATTTCAACCAGGAATCAATCCAGCTCATCAAAGATTATACAAATTAGAGAAGGAAGCTGGCCGGGAATCATTCCATGCCACCATTCCATGGGAACCGAACGTGCCCCTAGGGGGTTACTGTGCAACGCTTCACTGTAGTGAGTAGTTACCCCTCGCTTCGCTGCGGGATGGTTTCTTTGTCACGTCTAAGTATGAATAGCAAAGGAAAACGTAAGGTCTATTTGTTTTAGCATGTAAAAGATCTTTTCGCACTATTATGTAATATAAGTGTTACACACGCTAATTTATCACCTGATAGGTAAGCAAGAGCTttaaaaaataaacatgttagcTACAATAACCGGTTTAGGTATAAATAGCGTAGGAAAATGTAAGGTTTAATTGTTGTACAATATAAAAGGTCTCTTTGCACTATTATCAAATATAAGTGTCACACTTTCTCTCTCACGTTTAAGTATAAATAGCATAGGAAAATGCAAGGTTTAATCGCGCTATTATCTAATCTAAGTGTCACACACGCTGACTTGGCACCTGATGGGTAAGTAAGAGCCAAAAAAGACGTTAGCTACATTAACTGGTTTAAGTATAAATGCAATATTATCTAAACTAAGTGGCACACACGTTGACTTGTCACCTAATAGGTACTCCCTCCAgttctctaaagcaagtcgttttggacattgacacggtctttaagaaacgactttgactgtaacttttgctataaaatatttataaaatatagtcaatatatacttttatgaaactacatttcgagatgaatctacttacatcactttcatattttcaaactcaacccaaaaaaagttatttatagtcaaagtttaaaatgtttgacttaagacaacctcaaaatgacttgctttagagaaccggagggagtaagcaagagccaaaaaaaaaagacgTTAGCTACATTAAACGGTTTAAGCATAAATAGCACAGGAAAATTTAATTGTTGTACGCACTATTATGTGATATAAGTGTCACACACACGCTGATTTGTTACATATGACAGGTAAgcaagagcaaaaaaaaaaaggtatttGCTATAGTAACCGGTGAATAGTGGAGCATCAGGTGGCCATCCGCACCTCTTCGGTTgagtaaaagaaaaagaaaaagaagagatgtACAgctgagcaaaaaaaaaaaggggaaAATGTTTGCTACAAAAATGATTGATCCATACCTGAACAGGGGAACATAAGATGGACCAAAAACCAAAAAAGGGAAAAAATGGCTGCTACAAAAAATGTTTGATCCGTACCTGAACAGGGAAACATAAGGTGGACATCCGTACCAAAAACAAAAACGAAAGATGCACAGCTGAGTGGGAAATTAAAAGGAAGAACAGGTGGTCGCTACAGTTGAACATAAAATGTTGTTCCAACAGTAACTGTTGTTCCGTACGTCTATAGCTgtatagatgaagatgaaaatgttTGCTGCAAAAAATGTTTGATCCGTACCTGAACAGGGGAACATAAGGTGGACATCCGTACCAAAAAGAAAAAAACGAAAGATGCACAGCTGAGCGGGAAAAAGGCTCGTAGGTGGCTACCAAGGATTGTTATTCTTTCACATGCTACGCAAATCCAATGCGAATGAAACTGCCAAGGCAAGTATGTACCTTGCTTGTGAGCAGCACCTGGACGAGCACATGAGCCTaggaacaaaacaaaataaaaggctTCAATGCTTGATAAGCATCTCGTTCAATTCTTTTTAAAAAACCAAGCTGATGAGCCTCCTTTCAAGCTTGTTCTCCAAGCGAGCAATCTGTATTATCCGCTTAGCCTGTTAATTAGGCACATTATACACtaagtagagaaacgacttttgatcaacttcgaaatttggctttagtcctggtatttttcaCGCCcaagactagagaaacctttagtcccggttagtagctccaaccgggaccaaaggtccctgcccaacggctactgcggcaggcttttgctgcaggggacctttagtccccgttgaagctaccaaccgggactaaatgttaacttttactccttGTTGGTCCCttcaaccaggagtaaaagtctactcccggctggaggctctgtccgggactagaaagggacctttagtcccggttgctgtcttcaaccaggactaaagatcccctcctatatactccttcttcctccctgagcccgaaccacttcgagctcagtgttcttgcttcatcgctggtctctcttcttcctcatcgccggtaatcacaagatttcttcgattcccccatcgattcttcggttctaaaggttaccaactttatactctcatgtttcatcagtagcatatctcattttgtggactagatatatgtggttttttatggtggatttttttaattgtaagtcatttaagctcaaaatcactttaaagtttgcatatttggatgaaggaaggttaaagttgttattcaaaactagtattcagctttcatttctagcatgcatagcacacttcatggtttagagatatagagaattttagagtttttttttaattttaattgtttataaaatgagaaatttatattatattaaaaataagtatagagagtagatgacaactgcttccgggtcctcggcctctcatcgggttccaaagcgactaaggccggacctccctctcattgcacgcggcaagtgtgaggagaagattgtgatggagtaccgggtgaggaattAGTGTCCCAACAAGgcccgtatcttctacaagtgtccggatcgcaatgtgagttgttttgtcgcatttgatgattattgTTAATTTATACTtcttttcatgatgattgtgattaaagttctaattttttgttttaatttcagtgggatggcactggatgttcaggctggtagtgggaggaagagtatgttgaacacgtgcaaaactctcttgcacaggcggctacggcggctgatgaggcagtgatcctgcggaagaagcccatagatattgaacaaacgcatgatctgtctattttagttgggattggtcgcaaaatccttatgctgctgaagtgcattttagctttagtttttttagtggtagttgggattgtctatattaTAGCgaaactttcataaattaataccttgtgtggtggcatgcatgtcatataactaactaattatgttctaggttttaatatggtatgtatgtcatgtaatgcagatgagctggcattggatgtacaatgctgatcgccgctaccaagagttcattgagggtgtgcattctttcttacgtgtggctagggtaa from Miscanthus floridulus cultivar M001 unplaced genomic scaffold, ASM1932011v1 os_1164, whole genome shotgun sequence encodes:
- the LOC136533749 gene encoding probable aquaporin PIP2-7 isoform X2, translating into MSETDVAIKMEAEAAAKAPYRDAPPALLLDTSELKKWCLYRALIAEFMATLIFLYVSIATVIGYKNQSMAEACTGVGFLGVAWSFGATIFILVYCTSGISGGHINPAVTFGLFVGRKLSLVRTLLYIVAQCLGAICGVGIVKGIMKHPYNSLGGGANEVSTGYTIGGALAAEIVGTFILVYTVFSATDPKHTACDCPFVPVLLPLPIGFAVFVVHLATIPITGTGINPARSLGAAVLYNQHAAWKDHWIFWVGPLIGATVAALYHKLVLRGEAARSR
- the LOC136533749 gene encoding probable aquaporin PIP2-7 isoform X1, producing the protein MSETDVAIKMEAEAAAKAPYRDAPPALLLDTSELKKWCLYRALIAEFMATLIFLYVSIATVIGYKNQSMAEACTGVGFLGVAWSFGATIFILVYCTSGISGGHINPAVTFGLFVGRKLSLVRTLLYIVAQCLGAICGVGIVKGIMKHPYNSLGGGANEVSTGYTIGGALAAEIVGTFILVYTVFSATDPKHTACDCPFVPVRAPRLLDFHACSCYKCNVLIRGRACVQVLLPLPIGFAVFVVHLATIPITGTGINPARSLGAAVLYNQHAAWKDHWIFWVGPLIGATVAALYHKLVLRGEAARSR